The genomic interval ATAATATTTCCTGTCGAAAAATTCGGAGTGGCTTTTTATAATGTTATGTTTTTTATCAACTACGATTCCGGAAATAACCATACCAGGATATATCATTTTTTCCCTGCCAAGGCTTTTCATCAGATAATACGTACTATTTCTGGTTTTATAATCATCAATGTGCCTGTTTATACCGAATTCTATCCTGAAATCTTCAATAGGGAAGTTTTCAAGTTTCATATACCTGTTTTTCAGGTCATCCAGCTTTTCTTTTTTTAATGGTAATTCATCAAAACTGCAGTTTAACGCATCAAGTGCCTGCTCCTGGAACTTCCTGACCAGTGGTGGTGAATCCCTTCTCCTGAGTTCTATGCCTCTTACCTTAAACGTTCCATCTTTCCTTAATCCTATATATCTGTTTGCGGAACCTATGCCATTGGCCTGGGGCATAAAAGCAATCCATCTATAATTTGAATCCAGAACTATAGGTATGCCTGTTTTATCATATATCTCTTTAAGTGTTTTATCTATATCACCGTTTCCTGATAGCCAGAGTGAATCAACAACACCATGTAAAACGGTGAAACCATTTTCTTCTGAAATTCTCATGGAATCTGCTATTATTTTTCTCCCTATGCCTGTTATTTTTTCATGCACATCTATCCTTCCAAATTTTGCATTTTTATAACCGGTATACCCGAAGGAATTGAGAAGGAGGATTTTCAATGCCTTATTTCTGCTTGCATAGATATCCGACCTGCCGTTGACATATTTATACAGTAGCCTCCTGTCCAGCAATCCTCTGAGGAACTGTGATAAATAGGCAGTATTTCCTCCAGAAATGCTCTCCGGTGATATGCCATATTCAACTATTATTCCAGGATACATGGATGAAAAATCAATTTCATATACATCCGAATAAATTCCCGGCTCCGGATTAAAAACTATTCCACCTGCGTCTGCACTGAATAATTCAGCAGGATTTTTTGCAATCTCATAATCATCTTTTCTAAATGGCACAAGTATTTTTCTTTTTAATGCTTCTTTTTCCTCAATAGAAGAAACAACGGTGCCAGGAGTTATACTGGAAACTATTTCAACAGGAAGGGATGAAACCCTTGATAGCTCAAACAGCCCTGAGATTCCAGATTCCCTGTATACAAAGGAATCATAATCTATGCATATTCTATCCCTTATTTTTACAGCCCCGGGCATATACGAATGCCTGCCATAGGATTCAAAGGTTCTTTCCCTGTAAAATCTGGCATTAATATAATATCCATGTTTTTTCATCTGGTCAAGCAAAATGCTGAATTCATTTTGATAGTTTCTATATATTATAATGATGTTTTCCTCTATAGCCCTTTTTGTTTCTTCATAGATATTGCTGGAATATATATTGCCATTTATGGCAACATATTTTATCCTGCCACGTGTGGATACAGGTTCTATTACTGCTGCAGGCAAACTTATATCCTCCTCATATGGGTTTTCCAGGCTATAGAATTCCATTCCCCTGCTTACCATAAACCGTAAAATATTATTTATGTCAGCATTATAAATTTTCAACCGGGAACCAAATGATTCCTCTATCCTGGATCCCATATCACTTGATTTAGATGGGCTAAGATATATCTGTATTCCATTTTGCAATCCATAAATATCGTTCATTGTAGTATAACGGTAGATATAATTTGTCGCGTCCAGGCTCTTCTCAAGCATGGTTAAATAGTATGGTTCGCCTGAAACAAATATCCATGTCCTGTTATTGAAGTATTTTTTAATGATCTTTCCGTTCCGGTATATCCACAGTTCTATTACATCAGAACCAGTGGCGTTTATTATCTTCTCCATATCCATCCAGCTTTTTATATAATTCCAGAATAATAGCAGCAAAAAACTGGTTAAAATTTGAAATCTCATTTGAATGTTTCTCTGCCATGGATATAATAACTTTCAGAATTTCAATATCTTCTTTTTTCATATATGTGCGCATGGATAAAATTTCTTCTTCCATAGATTTCACATATTCCCTTGACGACTGTGTGTTCCTTCCCATTTTACCATCCCATAAATTCTTCATTCACTGTTTTTGAACCCACAATATCAAATATTACCGCACTGCCATTATATACTGATTGTTCCATCACATAATTTATCTCACCAATAACAGAAAGGCCCCATGAATCAAGCACAAACGATGAGATCAATATAAGGTATTTTTCAATGCCGCTCTCTATAACTATTCTATTCAGCTGATATGGAGTCATAATTCTCTGGATTTTTACATTAAAATTTAAAATATTCTTTTCAAGCATAATTCCATCAGATATCAATAGTTTTGTGGGCATGTAATGTGTTATTTCCCGTAAAATATCAAAACTTCCGCTTCTAATGCTGAACTCTCCCATAAAAATTAAAATAGCAATTTTAAGAAATAGTTTCTGCAATGGTTAAAAAAATGAGAAAATGAGATGTATAATTTTATTTTATAAATGCTTTTTTTATTACAATTTTTTCAAGGGGCTTATCGTTCCTGTCTCTCTTTGCCTTGCTTATTTTATCTGCAACATCGAGACCCTTTACAACTTTGCCGAATACGGGGTGCATTTTATCAAGATAGTTGTTATTCACCACATTTATAAAGAACTGGGATCCGCCAGTATTAGGCCCGGCATTTGCCATTGCTATGGTTCCCCTATCATTTCTATTGTTTTTTGTAAATTCATCTTTTATTTTGTATCCAGGGCCACCCATTCCTGTTCCTGTCGGGTCTCCACCCTGTATCATGAAATCGGGTATAACCCTGTGAAATATTGTGTTATTGTAGAATCCCTGCTCAACAAGCTTTCTGAAATTGCCCGCTGTAACAGGCATATCTTTCTCAAACAATTCTATTTCTATATCTCCCATGCTGGTTTCAAGTACTGCTGTTGCCATATCATCGGATAATATCTACAATTATATACTTTTCCAGATAACACAGTCTGTAAATATTAATTTCCAATAGCTAAATATTATAATAGATTAAATATAACACAGAGAAAAAATTAAAAAATTACCATACTTATTATTATATTACAGAATTATTTTTTAATAATATGCTTAATTATTCTTCATTATATTAAAGAATATGTAAAAAAATAAGTTATCTTTAAATATAATGACGTAATATAATTTTATGGTCGAAAATGATGCTTATTCTGTACTTGATAATGCAAAAGTAGGAAAGTTCCAGAGAAGGCTGGCTGTAACGGCCGCACTTGGCCCATTTACAGACGCTTTCAATGAATTTGGTGCATCAATATCGCTTATAGCTGTTGGGATACTTTTCCACCTGCCTCCAGTACTGGTTGCAGCAGCAACAGCAGCTTACTGGGTAGGTGTGGCGGCGGGTGCAATATTAGGCGGTATAGCATCAGATGCAATAGGAAGAAAGCAGATATTTTTATACGATACAATAGGCATGGCTGTGTTTGCAGTTATCAGTGCCATCGCCACTGGATATATCTCATATTTCCTGGCACGGCTTGCACTGGGTATATTCATAGGGATGGATTATGCAGCCGCAGTCCCACTGCTTTCAGAATATTCTCCATCAAAGAAAAGAGGCGGGCTCCTTTCCACTGAAAAACTGTTTTTTATGTTCGGCACAATTGCCACAGTTGTCATAGGCATGGCTTTCACATATTATGTGGGCGTGCTTCTGGCATGGAGATATGATTTCCTGATAGCAGCAATACCGGCAATAATACTATTCGGATTAAGGTTTGATATGCCCGCATCGCTCAGATGGGCAAAAGCTTCCGGAAGAAAAGATCTGATACCAAAAATATTAAAGAAACTCCACAAGGAAGGGATAGATATAGATCCTGAAACAGTAAAAGTGGATAAACCCCAGTCTATAAAGGAAAACATACACGAATTCTTTAACTCAAAGAATAAAAAAACAGTTGCATACATATTCTGGATTGGCGCAGCATATGCATTGACAGTAAACCTTGTAAGTGTGTATGCCAGCACTGTTCTGGAAAACCTTGGAGCAACATCATTTTTTGCAGAGGAAGGAACATTGATAATTGATATAGTGGGGACATTTGGCGTTATACTGACACTGATTGTTGTTGACAGGATAGGAAGGAGGCTTATGGGGCTCTTCGGCTTTGTCCTTGGTGCCATACCACTTACCGTCCTTATAGTGGCAGATGTATACCACGCAATGACAATACCGCTTGTAATATCCATGTTCGGGCTATTCTTCTTCATAAACGTTGGCCTGGTCGGCACACTTCAATACCTCCCGGCCGCAGAAGTTTCAACTACAAAATCCAGGGGACTTGCTGTAGGTTGGGAGAAACTTTTTGAGTTCGGACTCGCATTACCGGCGCTCACATTGTACGCATATATAGGGCTGTTCTACTCCTTCATATACGATGCTATAATGGTAATAATTGGCGGTATAGTTCTTTATTTCCTGTCATTTGAAACAAAAAACCGGTCTCTGGAGAGAAATGCAATGGAAGCAGAGAAAAAGCATACAAAATCCAGGGAGGGCAAATCAAAGACAGTACAGGAAACAAAACGTATTGATTGAATGGAACATTAACAATTTTTAAATATTTATTTAATATTTTAATTGATGCAAGCTGGATTTCTTAATAAATTAAATTCTGAAATAATTTTAGAAGATTATGAGCCACCGGAACCGAGGGATAATGAGGTAACAATAGAACAGAAATATACCGGGGTATGTTTCAGGGATATACTCACACAGCAGGGATTCTTTCCCAGGGTTTCACTTCCAGTAATACCCGGCCATGAAATAGGGGGCATTATAATAAAAAAAGGCAAAAATATCACAAATTTCAATATAGGAGATAGGGTTTCAAGCCTTATCTACGTGCCATGTGGAAAATGTGAATTCTGTTTATCAGGAAATGAAAATCTATGCCCTAATAAAGTTGCGTATGGCGAGGGAAGAAATGGCGGTTATTCCAGATATGTAAACGCAGATGAGAGGTCTCTGGTTAAAGTTCCCCCTGAAGTTCCGGAGGAAACAGTCCCTATTGCAGCATGTGTCATAGCAATGCTTTATCATGCGATAGGGAGGGTAGGAAAAATAAAAAAGGGTGATTATGTTTTAATCACCGGTGCAGGCGGTGGCGTTGGTGTACATGCAGTGCAGATGGTAAAGGCACTTGGAGGCCATCCCATAGCCGAAACCGGATCTAAATGGAAAGAAGAGGAATTGTATAAACTCGGTGCGGAATATGTTGTATCCCCGGAAAGGGAATATAATAAGGACGTTAAGGAAATTACAGGCCAGGGGGCAGATATTGTACTTGAAGATGTGGGAATTGCAACATTTTCGAAAAGCCTGAGAAGCCTTAAAACAGGGGGCAGGCTGGTAGTTATAGGGAATTTGAAGCCAGAGCCTGTTGAACTACCTCTCGGGCTTATTATCCTCAAGGGCAATAGCATAAAAGGGAGCATAAGTTCCACAAGAGAGGATTTGAAAAAAGCCCTGGAACTGTCAAAATCGCAGATATCTCCTGTAATAGGCAATAAAATAGAACTTCAGGATATAAATAATGGTTATGCAAACATGCTTGATAGGAAAGTACTGGGCAGGCTGCTGATAAAATTTTAGCATCATTTGTTCCATGTTAAAATTTAATTTAACAAAAACCTTTTTTAAAAGTTAATAATGGAGTATAGATAATAAAATGTATATTGTGCCCTCATCTACCGCTTATAATGTATCCAGGAAACTGGCAAGTATTTTTTCATGCAACGTTTCCGGGGTTGTCAGGAAAAGATTTCCGGACAATGAAATGTATTTGAAGATTATTGACGATGTTAAAGGAGAGGATGTACTTCTTGTGGGAAACACAAGGAGTGATCAGGATATAATTGAATACCTCCTGCTTCTGGATGCTATAAAGGAGGAAGAGCCGAAAAGTATAACTGCAGTGGTGCCGTTTTTCGGGTATGCAAGGCAGCATATGAGATATAATAACGGTGAACCGGTGTCTTCAAAGGTTTTTACACAGGCAATAAATCAGTATGCTGACAGGATTATAACTGTTGAACTTCACGATGAGCAGACACTGAATTATTCTAAAGTTCCATTTACCGATATTAAAATTATAAATCCAATATATAAATATTTTATGGATAAAAACATAGATTTTGTTATATCCCCTGACGATGGCGGATATGAACGCGTTAAACTGATGGGTTCAAAACTGGGCATTCCTGCATATTATATTGATAAAAAAAGGATTGATTCAACCACGGTAAAAATGACCCTTCCGGAAGAAGACTATAAAGATAAGAACATTCTTATTCTGGATGATATAATTTCAACAGGGGGCACAATAATCAAAGCCTCCAGGATGTTAAAGGACAAAGGTGTCAGAAACATATACGCCTGCGCAATACATGGTGTATTTGCAAATAACAGCAATGAGAAAATAGAGAGATATGTAAATGAACTCACTGTAACAGATACCATAGAAACAAAATATAGCAATATAACAATTTCAGGGGAAATCGCAGAATCCCTGAAAGACAAGATAAGCATATGAAAAGTGGTCTCAGGGTTCTCGGGCTAGATGATGGCCCGTTTAACCGGAATTCCGATACAAAAACTGTTATGGTAGGAGTTTTAATGAGGTTAAACTCCTATGTTGAGGGAATCTCAACAGGAACTATAAAGGTTGATGGCATGGATTCCACGGAAACTATAATGTCTATGCTAAATGGGAGATTCAGCAAAGATATAGATTTTATAATGTCAAATGGGATAACATTTGGCGGTTTCAATATTATGGATATCAGGATGATAAACCGGTTAACAGGAATCCCCATAATCTCAATAACAAGAAAAAAACCGGATATGGATTCTATGTTTTCCGCACTTAAATTGCATTTTTCAGATTATATGCAAAGAATAGAACTTTTAAAAAACAGTTCAATAAATAAAATTGAGTACTCTGGAAAGGCACTGTATGTAAACTGTTGCGGGATATCTGTGAATGATGCCCTTTATCTTATAAAGAAAACCACTATAATGGGTAATATACCTGAACCTGTGAGAATGGCGCATCTCATAGCAACAGCTATTGTAAGTGGAGAAAGCTATGGAAAAACATAAAACATCTGAAAAATAAAAAATTTAATTTATTTGCTGCTAGAAATACAACCAGTATGCACTTTACGTTATCCACAGTTTCCCACATTAATCATTAATATCCTAATTCATAGCATAACATTTAAGATCAAAATAAATGGCAATATGAATCAGGTGAATTTATATTTCTCTGACGGAATCCCGGAAATTTCATTTTTAATTTTATAAAGATTTCCACCATCTCCATTTTCATCTATAGCTGTTGTAATATAGAGCGTTTTTAAATCATCCCCTCCAAACACGCAGGAATCAACATTTTTTGCACTCACATAAATTTTTTTTATAACCTTTCCATTGCTGTCAAAAGCTATTACGGACGAACCACCATGGAAGGCTACGTATAAATTGCCCATTGAATCTATTGTCATTCCATCCGGTACACCAGGAAATACTGAAACATCTATACTTTCCATTTCATCAAGAATAGCCGAATTTCTATTATCATAATTGAAAACTCTTATTTTTCTTGTTGGGGAGTCTATATAATACATAATTTTTTTATCGTAATTCCATATTGTTCCATTTGATATGGTGATCCTGTCAAGTACTTTACTCTCTTTACTGTCAAATCTATATAGTGCACCAAGTGGGTCTTTTTCATTCATATCCATAGTCCCGGCGAAAAGAACTCCATTCATATCGCATTTGCCATCATTTAATCTAATATTCTCATCTAATTTCATCTTGAAAATAGTTTCAACTTTTCCACTCTTTAAAATTAAATGTTTTATAGATTCCTTTGTGGCAAAAATCAGCCCATCATCGCATGGGACTATGAAAGGTATAATACTGTCAGTATGCAGCTGAGTTATATTCTCACCGTAAGAGTATATTTTTCCGTTTAATATATCAACATAATATAGCAACCCATCTCTCCATATTGGGGATTCCCCCAGTTTTAACTGTGGCGACTCATGTATTAATTTAGCTTTTAACATGTAAACATTATTACATTAATGCTATATATTCTTAGCAGATAATTTTTATCCCGGTAATTATTATTCACGATCAGGTGGCAAGGAAGCCCACGTGCTCTAGCCACGGGTAGTTGACCTGCAATATCCCAGAAAAGTTATAATACCTATAATCATTCATAAATATTATGTGGGAAACTCTGTTTAAAATGGATAAAATTGAGGACAATGCCTTGAAGGATATTACAGTAAAAGGGGTTCCTTTGCTTGTATCAAGGATAGATGGGAAAATATATGTCACAGATCTGTACTGCACACACGAGCAAACCTCCCTTTCTGAAGGATTCATAGAAGGTTGCAGTGTTGTATGTTCCGCCCATTTTGCTTCGTTTAACCTGAAAGATGGGAAGGTTATTTCAGGGCCTGAAGGTGAGACCGGAACAATTAAAGATTTGAAGTCATACAATACAAAGATAGAGAATGGGATGATAATGGCGGATATATAATGAAAATCATAGTTCTGGTTAAACAGGTACCTGATGTCAATGCAATACGATTTGACGAAAAGACTAAAAGGATAATAAGGGCAGGGGTAAAATTATCATTTAACTCCTATGATAAAAAGGCAGTTGAAGCAGCAGTAAGGCTGTCAGAAAAATATAAATGTGAAACATACGTTGTTTCTATGGGCCCCGGGGATGCCAGAGATGTACTGAACGATTCAATGAAAATGGGAATTAACCATGCTATACTGTTAAACGATCCAAATTTTGCAGGTTCAGATACCTATGTAACATCCAGGATTCTATCCTCATTAATAATGCACATTAGCCCGGACATAGTTTTATCCGGCAAATCTTCACTGGATGGCGAAACATCCCAGGTTCCTCCGGAAACAGCAGAGATGGCAGGATACAACTTTGTTTCAAACGTATCATCAATAGAAATAGCCGAAAATAGGGTAATAGTGGCCAGGGATGAAGATAATGGCATAAGGAAACTGGAAGTTTCATTTCCGGTATTCCTCTCAGTCAGCGAGAAAATTAACAGGGCAAGGCAAATAGACCCATCTGCAAAGGTTGAAAATATTGATATATATGACTCCAGATTTACCGCATGGAAGGGAAGTGATTCGCCCACAAGTGTGGTTGATACATTTTCAATGGCCAATACAAGGAATAATAAATTTATTACTTTTCAGGAATTTCTGGGAATACTTAACTCCTCGGGAGAAGTAAAACAGGATCCAGACTATAAGATTCTGGATGACCCGGCAACAGAGGAAATTTTTCTGGGGTTAGCAGTGGACGATCCAGGGACATCCCTTGAAATTTCTTCTAAAATAGCAGAGATTGGAGGCCATAGAATAGTTGTAATAGGGAATATAAACCCATCCAGGCTGAATGGCATGGCATGCCACAAATACATATATCTTGATAACTCAGACTATGTTTCATTTTCTGAATATGTTGCGGAATTTATAAGGAAAAATAAAGTGCGCCACGTTCTCGCACCCTCAAATCTTAACGGAAGGGACATATCATCACACATAGCTGCATCTATTGGCCTTGGCCTCACTGCAGATTGTGTGGATATAAAATTTGAATCAGGAAAAATGGTCCAGTATAAACCCTCTTTTGGAGGTGGCATAATAGCAGTCATTAAATCAAAAACTGAACCTGATATGGCAACTGTGAGAAAAGGCATGTTTCCTATTAAATTCAGGAGCAAATCATATGATGTGCAGACCGTAAATCTGGAAAAAAATGAAAATTTCCACGAAATTGATAACACACCCATTGACAGCAATCTACATCCCCTTGATACCCCTGTGATATTTGGAATCGGCACAGGCGTGCATGCTGAAGATATCCCGCACATTCTGGAAATAGCGGAAAAAATAAACGCTTCTGTTGGTGCAACAAGAAGGGTGGTAGATATGGGAAGAATTCCCAGGCAATTCCAGATTGGCCTTACCGGAATGTCAATATCACCTTCCTTATATGTTGCTCTGGGCATATCGGGATCTGATAACCATATAGTTGGCATCCGATACGCAGGCAAGGTAATGGCTGTTAACAACAATCCTGATGCAGATATATTTAAACATTCAGATTTTGGCATGATTATGGATACGCATGAATTTATTGAAAACCTCTATACGTTTGTTAATAAATAATAGGGGAACTTTTAGATTCTTACAGATAATTTATTTTTCAATACGTCTGTCATTTTGATCAGAAATACTTACCGATGATATAACGGTAAAGAAGCAATAAAAAACTCTTATGTAATCATCATTTCGCAAATTTGTCCGGTTGTTTTCGAGCTCGGTCCTCATATAATCAAATGGCTATGCACCTTTCTGATTGTACATTAAATAAATATTTTCTGGATTGCCAGCAATATTTAGCATCATTGTAACTATGGAAACATGGGAATAATAAAGAGTAGAATGTATGTTCCCTGTAAATTTGTGGAGTTGAGGTTTAGAAATAATAATTTACTACCCCGGTATTAACTATAATGGATATGCATAATGTCACCATAAATTTTCCAAAAAATATAGTTCTTGAAAATGGGGAAAGTATACATATTGAAAGGGATAAAATTACTGACGAGTCATTGTTTTCAATGCTATTTCCGGAGAAATCTACCGATCGTATTGCAATAAATCTCATAAAAAATGGATTCCACGACGCAACTCCGAGTTTTTTCAAAGGCGAGAAATACAGTATGGCTAAAGAAATAGCGTTTCCATGGGAACTGCACATCAGGCTCTTTAATTATGGTAAGCAATATGGAAAAATGTTTGCGCACGTTGAAATATCAAGAAAATACTTTGAACATCTTTTTATAATACAACCCTCCGTGTTTGAGCCCTTTGAATTTTATAAGAGTATATACCGTGAATTCAACGTTATGTATGAACCATCCGGAAAAAAAGTTAAAGAATTCAAGAATTATTATAAAGTTAAGCTCATACCACCGGAAAATCTTATAGAGTGGATGCCACTTGTTTTAAATTTATATAGCAATTTCTCCCAGTACAAGGAAAAAATCAGGGAAATTATTGATGTAATAGATTTTGAATTGCACCGTAAATAAATCTATTTTTTTGAATAGCGCTTCACATCATGCCCGCATATGGGGCATGTTTTAATATATTCATCATATATTTTATGGCAGCCGGTACACCTGTATTTCCATATTATGCCCTTTTTTATGCCAGATATCCCGCCTCCTGAATAGGCAATCCCACAATATTTTGCAACATTCTGTATGGCATAATCGTCTGTGATTATTATCCCATTTAATTCAATTGCAAGTGCGAGCACATCAATATCAGTGGCACTTAGCGCATTGTAATCCCCGGTACTTAAAGCTGCTTCACGGGCTTTTGCAATATACTCCTTTCCAGGGCTGCGTGTCGTTATATTCGCTACTTCAAGGATCTTTTCAAGTGACCCTTTTTTTATTTCATTGATAACAGACTCAGGGTAAACATAACCATCCTCTGAAATATTGAGATTCCCAGATAACATTGCTGAGGTATCTATAATATATTTTTTCTTCCCTTCCACATGGCAAAATATTATTATTAGTAATAAATCTACCTTAAACAATACATAAATGATTTTCCATTTTTAATAGCATATTTTAACTTCTGTGTAATTTCGATCCCATGTTACTGGTATACATTATTATGCTCATTATAGGAATAGCCGTTGGCGCCCTGACAGGAATTACCGGTAGCAGTGGCGTGCTTGTTGTTGTTCCTGTCCTTTCATATATGGGAATCAATTTTAAAACATCTGTAGGTACAAGCCTGCTGGTAGACGTGGTAACTACAACAATTGTGATATATGTATATCTCAGGAAAAAAACCCTTAATCCCGGAATAGGTATAGTACTTGGAATCGGTGCAATAATTGGTGCACAGCTTGGCTCCCTTATTGCAGGAATATTGCCTGTGCTTCCACTGGAAATCATTTTTACTGCCATGGCAGCATATATGAGCTATTATGTGATTAAAAAATCGTACAACATCGATAGCCATGGGGTCAGAAAGATGGAATTAAGCCGTAATTTAGCGTTGATAATCGGTTTTGCCCTGAGCATCCCGGTTGGCATTCTCACAGGGGTTATAGGAACCAGTGGTGGAATTATGTTTGTTTTAATTATCATGGTATTTTTCTCAATGAAGGCACAGAATATGGTAGGTACCGCAACACTTGCAATGTTTCTGTCCGCAGCAAGTGGTTCTATAGGTTATTATGACATAGGGCATATTGACTTCCTGGCAGCAATACTTATAGGTGTTGTGGCACTGGTTTCCGGCTATTATTTCTCAATATTTGCACATAAAATTAAGCAGAAATATATATACCGGTTTATAGGCGTTGTCTTCATAATTGTGGTCATAAGTGAAATTGTGAAGATTGTTGTCCTATAGAAGAATTGATTTTCCTATGCCCGAATATTCTTTACCGAGGTACTTATAATCCTTATCATGGCAACACCTGCATTTACTGTTTCTCTCAACATTTATTTTATTAATTTCAAAATTGAAGGCATCTATAAAATAAATGCTGCCATCTATTCCATAATCCAGTAAAATTTTCACGGCAAGGTTGACACCATATGATGCGATTAGGGCCGGCACAGTATTCAATACACCGGTTACTTCACATGATGGCAATTCAGCAGGTTCACTGTTAAAGCAGGCATAGCATGACGTTTTTCCCGGTATTATAGCTTTAAATTCACCATACATTTCTATAGCGGATGTAAACACCCATGGTATTCCGTATTTGTCACAGGCATCATTTATTATAAATCTGGTGGTCATATTGTCTGTTCCATCAAAAACCAGGTCTGCTGAATTTACCATATAAGCCAGAGAGGAATCAAAAGCACTATTATGGAACTCAACCTCCACATCAGGATTAATTTTCTGCAATTTTTTTGCTGCTGTTTCCGCTTTGTACTCTTTCAAATCATCCATATCATAAAGTATCTGCCTGTGAAGGTTTGTAATCTCTATCCTGTCCCTGTCCACAAGTATTAACTTCTTAACTCCTAATCGTGAAAACATCTCTGCCGCAGCACTCCCGGTGCCACCAAGGCCAATTATGAGAATAGTTTTTTCGAGAAGCTTTTTCTGGTTAGCTTCTCCAATTTGCTTTAAAACAATTTGCCGCGAATACCTTTTCATGTCCATTGGTACTTATTATAACAATAACTTAAATATTTTCAGGTTCAATAAATCGATGCCACTCATAGTTTATAATATTAATCTATAATTAATATATGTGTTCTATAATATATAGAGCAAAATTTAAATATGTAACTATTATAGTCTAATATGGGAAAGGCAGGTTTGGGGGCAAAGGCCGGCGTTGTTGCAGGCCTTGTATATGGTATTTTAGATGGCATATTTGCATATGTAGTGCTGGTAATATTTAAAACGGACGTAATGAAAGTTATGTCTACCTTAGCAGCAAAGGAAACTTCACTGGGCATAAAAGTCACAGGTGCACAACTATATTCTACAGACCTTACACTTGCACCTGTAGAGGGTATAGTAGGAGGCCTTATTATCGGTATCATCCTTGGCATAATATTTGCTTATACACATAATAAAATACCGGGCAAGAATATGATTATAAAAGGTGAGATTTTTGGTCTTATTTTATGGATTATATTTGATGTGCTTATCGGCGCAGTAGATATCAGTACATACGGACTTACATATTATATTGCATCCATTGCATTTGATATTATTCCTCTGGTGGTATTTGGATTTATCCTGGGCACACTATATAATAAATGGGAAGTTAAAGATAC from Ferroplasma acidiphilum carries:
- a CDS encoding FAD-binding protein, whose product is MKIIVLVKQVPDVNAIRFDEKTKRIIRAGVKLSFNSYDKKAVEAAVRLSEKYKCETYVVSMGPGDARDVLNDSMKMGINHAILLNDPNFAGSDTYVTSRILSSLIMHISPDIVLSGKSSLDGETSQVPPETAEMAGYNFVSNVSSIEIAENRVIVARDEDNGIRKLEVSFPVFLSVSEKINRARQIDPSAKVENIDIYDSRFTAWKGSDSPTSVVDTFSMANTRNNKFITFQEFLGILNSSGEVKQDPDYKILDDPATEEIFLGLAVDDPGTSLEISSKIAEIGGHRIVVIGNINPSRLNGMACHKYIYLDNSDYVSFSEYVAEFIRKNKVRHVLAPSNLNGRDISSHIAASIGLGLTADCVDIKFESGKMVQYKPSFGGGIIAVIKSKTEPDMATVRKGMFPIKFRSKSYDVQTVNLEKNENFHEIDNTPIDSNLHPLDTPVIFGIGTGVHAEDIPHILEIAEKINASVGATRRVVDMGRIPRQFQIGLTGMSISPSLYVALGISGSDNHIVGIRYAGKVMAVNNNPDADIFKHSDFGMIMDTHEFIENLYTFVNK
- a CDS encoding SMP-30/gluconolactonase/LRE family protein, with protein sequence MLKAKLIHESPQLKLGESPIWRDGLLYYVDILNGKIYSYGENITQLHTDSIIPFIVPCDDGLIFATKESIKHLILKSGKVETIFKMKLDENIRLNDGKCDMNGVLFAGTMDMNEKDPLGALYRFDSKESKVLDRITISNGTIWNYDKKIMYYIDSPTRKIRVFNYDNRNSAILDEMESIDVSVFPGVPDGMTIDSMGNLYVAFHGGSSVIAFDSNGKVIKKIYVSAKNVDSCVFGGDDLKTLYITTAIDENGDGGNLYKIKNEISGIPSEKYKFT
- a CDS encoding NOB1 family endonuclease — encoded protein: MEGKKKYIIDTSAMLSGNLNISEDGYVYPESVINEIKKGSLEKILEVANITTRSPGKEYIAKAREAALSTGDYNALSATDIDVLALAIELNGIIITDDYAIQNVAKYCGIAYSGGGISGIKKGIIWKYRCTGCHKIYDEYIKTCPICGHDVKRYSKK
- a CDS encoding sulfite exporter TauE/SafE family protein; the protein is MLIIGIAVGALTGITGSSGVLVVVPVLSYMGINFKTSVGTSLLVDVVTTTIVIYVYLRKKTLNPGIGIVLGIGAIIGAQLGSLIAGILPVLPLEIIFTAMAAYMSYYVIKKSYNIDSHGVRKMELSRNLALIIGFALSIPVGILTGVIGTSGGIMFVLIIMVFFSMKAQNMVGTATLAMFLSAASGSIGYYDIGHIDFLAAILIGVVALVSGYYFSIFAHKIKQKYIYRFIGVVFIIVVISEIVKIVVL
- a CDS encoding Rieske (2Fe-2S) protein encodes the protein MWETLFKMDKIEDNALKDITVKGVPLLVSRIDGKIYVTDLYCTHEQTSLSEGFIEGCSVVCSAHFASFNLKDGKVISGPEGETGTIKDLKSYNTKIENGMIMADI
- a CDS encoding endonuclease dU, with the translated sequence MKSGLRVLGLDDGPFNRNSDTKTVMVGVLMRLNSYVEGISTGTIKVDGMDSTETIMSMLNGRFSKDIDFIMSNGITFGGFNIMDIRMINRLTGIPIISITRKKPDMDSMFSALKLHFSDYMQRIELLKNSSINKIEYSGKALYVNCCGISVNDALYLIKKTTIMGNIPEPVRMAHLIATAIVSGESYGKT
- a CDS encoding HesA/MoeB/ThiF family protein — its product is MDMKRYSRQIVLKQIGEANQKKLLEKTILIIGLGGTGSAAAEMFSRLGVKKLILVDRDRIEITNLHRQILYDMDDLKEYKAETAAKKLQKINPDVEVEFHNSAFDSSLAYMVNSADLVFDGTDNMTTRFIINDACDKYGIPWVFTSAIEMYGEFKAIIPGKTSCYACFNSEPAELPSCEVTGVLNTVPALIASYGVNLAVKILLDYGIDGSIYFIDAFNFEINKINVERNSKCRCCHDKDYKYLGKEYSGIGKSILL